In the genome of Rhodoplanes sp. Z2-YC6860, one region contains:
- a CDS encoding efflux RND transporter periplasmic adaptor subunit has product MRNPIAIALTAAVVTAAAGFAAIHFFDAPVSGPAAPPPSVPVVATTVTQHDVPIYLHGVGTVVAYNNVIVRSQITGQIVNIAFTQGQTVHKGDLLAEIDPRPFKAQLDQAIANRDRDQTQVVNAQANLNRYVPLAEKGWATQQLVDTQRAQLAQLTAIVQSDEAVIEQARTNLAYTRLIAPIDGVTGIRQIDIGNIIHPTDINGLVDVTQIEPISLIFTLPQTDLTRIQPAMAKGALTVDAYSQDDKVELDEGKLDLVDNQIIQTTGTIRLRASFPNTKRQLWPGELVNARLLVETRHNGLSVPAEAIQQGPNGAFVWVVGTDGTAQIRPITMAQISDGQALIDTGLQPNTTVVTAGQYRLQTGAQVRVLKGDATKDVVLQSAVEQAIP; this is encoded by the coding sequence ATGCGAAACCCGATCGCAATCGCGTTGACCGCCGCGGTCGTGACTGCGGCTGCAGGCTTTGCCGCGATCCATTTCTTTGACGCGCCCGTGTCCGGCCCGGCCGCGCCGCCGCCGTCGGTTCCGGTCGTTGCCACCACGGTGACGCAGCATGACGTGCCGATTTATCTCCACGGCGTCGGCACCGTCGTCGCCTACAACAACGTGATCGTGCGCAGCCAGATCACCGGCCAGATCGTCAACATCGCATTTACCCAAGGCCAGACCGTGCACAAGGGCGACCTGCTCGCCGAGATCGATCCGCGGCCGTTCAAGGCACAGCTCGATCAGGCCATCGCCAACCGCGATCGCGATCAGACCCAGGTGGTCAACGCGCAGGCCAATCTCAATCGCTACGTGCCGCTCGCCGAGAAGGGCTGGGCCACCCAGCAGCTCGTCGACACCCAGCGCGCGCAGCTCGCCCAGCTCACGGCGATCGTTCAGTCCGACGAGGCGGTTATCGAGCAGGCCCGGACCAATCTCGCCTACACCAGGCTTATCGCGCCGATTGATGGGGTCACCGGCATCCGCCAGATCGATATCGGCAACATCATCCATCCGACCGACATCAACGGCCTGGTGGATGTCACGCAGATCGAGCCGATCTCGCTGATCTTCACGCTGCCGCAGACCGATCTCACCCGGATCCAGCCCGCCATGGCCAAGGGCGCGCTGACCGTCGACGCCTATAGCCAGGACGACAAGGTCGAACTCGACGAGGGCAAGCTCGATCTCGTCGACAACCAGATCATTCAGACCACCGGCACCATCCGGTTGCGGGCGAGCTTTCCGAACACCAAGCGCCAGCTCTGGCCGGGCGAGCTCGTCAATGCCCGGCTTCTGGTCGAGACCCGCCACAACGGATTGAGCGTACCGGCCGAGGCGATCCAGCAGGGGCCGAATGGCGCCTTTGTCTGGGTGGTCGGCACAGACGGCACGGCGCAGATCCGGCCCATCACCATGGCGCAGATCAGCGACGGCCAGGCGCTGATCGATACCGGCCTCCAGCCGAATACGACCGTGGTCACCGCGGGCCAATACCGGCTGCAGACCGGCGCACAGGTCCGCGTCCTGAAGGGTGACGCCACCAAGGACGTCGTGTTGCAGAGCGCGGTCGAGCAGGCCATCCCATGA
- a CDS encoding FUSC family protein — protein sequence MNLTTILGNPRLRFCLRVTTSAIVAFTLAQVLSIPLHGLWAVLTAVVVTQMSVGGSLKATTDYIIGTLGGAVYGSAIAVLVPHPDPLAVAGTLALAIVPLAYAAALNPSFRVAPFTAVIVLLISSQLGEAPIESALYRLLEVVIGGAVAVVVSLLVFPARAHALGLDAAGRVLELMANALPRLLAAFTASTDPLENNRIQDEIGQAVSTFQATADEAMRERMVNLIAEPDPGPLARTLLRLRHDLVIIGRAGVAPLPERISGRLPTPLNKLGAAGRDYFLACAAALTSRKSAPPLEPIDAAIAAYASEIAAIRAAGLTQGLPVGDLEHIFGLGFALQQLQHNFADMQRVVQDWARGSTLSGKSVAP from the coding sequence ATGAATCTCACCACGATCCTCGGCAATCCGCGTCTGCGCTTCTGCCTGCGCGTGACGACAAGTGCGATCGTGGCGTTTACCCTGGCGCAGGTGCTGTCCATTCCGCTGCACGGCTTGTGGGCGGTGTTGACCGCAGTGGTGGTGACCCAGATGAGCGTCGGCGGATCGCTGAAGGCCACCACCGACTATATCATCGGCACGCTGGGCGGAGCGGTTTATGGGTCCGCGATCGCCGTTCTGGTGCCGCACCCCGATCCTCTCGCCGTTGCCGGCACGCTGGCGCTGGCCATCGTGCCGCTCGCCTATGCGGCGGCGCTCAATCCAAGCTTTCGCGTCGCGCCGTTTACCGCGGTCATCGTGCTGCTGATCTCGAGCCAGCTCGGCGAAGCCCCGATCGAGTCGGCGCTCTACCGGCTGCTGGAGGTTGTGATCGGCGGCGCCGTGGCGGTCGTGGTTTCGCTTCTGGTGTTTCCAGCGCGCGCCCACGCGCTCGGCCTTGATGCGGCGGGGCGCGTGTTGGAACTGATGGCAAACGCATTGCCGCGGCTGCTTGCAGCCTTCACGGCGAGCACCGATCCGCTCGAAAATAACCGCATTCAAGATGAGATCGGCCAGGCCGTGAGCACTTTCCAGGCGACGGCGGACGAGGCGATGCGCGAGCGCATGGTCAATCTGATAGCCGAGCCCGACCCGGGCCCTCTGGCGCGAACCTTGCTGCGGCTGCGCCACGACCTCGTGATCATCGGTCGCGCCGGCGTGGCTCCGTTGCCGGAGCGGATATCGGGGCGTCTCCCCACGCCGTTGAATAAGCTCGGCGCCGCCGGTCGCGACTATTTCTTGGCGTGCGCCGCCGCGCTGACCTCGCGCAAATCTGCGCCGCCGCTTGAGCCGATCGATGCCGCCATCGCGGCTTATGCATCGGAGATCGCAGCGATCCGCGCCGCGGGGCTGACGCAGGGACTGCCGGTCGGCGACCTCGAGCACATTTTCGGCCTCGGCTTTGCGCTTCAGCAGCTTCAGCACAATTTCGCGGATATGCAACGCGTCGTGCAGGACTGGGCGAGGGGTTCCACCCTGTCGGGAAAGAGCGTCGCGCCCTGA
- a CDS encoding response regulator transcription factor: MPKALLIEDDRETADEIVAELVERGFVVEWAATGIEGLDKARLADADVMIVDRLLPGLDGLTIIEVIRKEHVRTPVLVLSALGAVDDRIRGLRAGGDDYLTKPFALGELIARIEALLRRPAENRDTVVRVGPLELDLLARTARRGERAMDLLPREFRLLEYMMRRKDQLLTRAMLFEEVWNYKFVPQSNLVDVHMGRLRRKVDLPDEPPMIQNIRGEGFILRAPA; the protein is encoded by the coding sequence ATGCCAAAAGCGCTGCTGATCGAGGACGATCGTGAGACCGCCGACGAGATCGTGGCCGAGCTCGTCGAGCGCGGCTTCGTCGTCGAATGGGCCGCGACGGGCATCGAAGGCCTGGACAAGGCGCGGCTTGCCGACGCCGACGTGATGATCGTCGACCGTTTGCTGCCGGGCCTCGACGGCCTGACCATTATCGAGGTGATCCGCAAGGAACATGTGCGCACGCCGGTTCTGGTGTTGAGCGCGCTCGGCGCGGTCGACGACCGCATCCGCGGGCTCCGCGCCGGCGGCGACGACTATCTCACCAAGCCGTTCGCGCTTGGCGAGCTCATTGCCCGCATCGAGGCGTTGCTGCGGCGGCCCGCGGAAAACCGCGACACCGTCGTGCGCGTCGGCCCACTGGAGCTCGATCTTTTGGCGCGCACCGCGAGACGCGGCGAGCGCGCGATGGATCTGCTGCCGCGCGAATTCCGTCTCCTCGAATACATGATGCGGCGCAAGGACCAACTCCTGACCCGGGCGATGCTGTTCGAAGAGGTCTGGAACTACAAGTTTGTGCCGCAGAGCAATCTGGTCGACGTGCACATGGGCCGCCTGCGCCGCAAGGTGGACCTGCCCGATGAGCCGCCGATGATCCAAAACATCCGTGGCGAGGGTTTCATACTTCGTGCGCCCGCCTGA
- a CDS encoding sensor histidine kinase, whose translation MRTTTFRWTLVVSAAFTFCILLMFAFVLAQAYRMMTSDVDRLINSGAEAIAAGATPDERLQRIDEHLRVNPRQAKFAALFSADGRRVGGNIVSVPPELAVDLGPQLVMVHATDASGGERQGIRAVAQKLPDGSTLIVGRSDYEFTWVVRSVERALLLGLIPTLCLAFAVGLFLNGRAQRRVEEVNQTVQRFVAGELRERLPTPGTNDPFGRLAGLVNGILDEVESLVRRLAGVGDDIAHDLRTPLTRVRVSLERARHKAHSVDELRGSVDQAILGLDQSLAIITALLRIAEIEHSRRMDGFRDVPLAELLREVGDLYEPIAEDKKVAFAVHAADDATVHGDRDLLFEAVANMVDNAVKFTPAGGKVAIDLLRRGDDAVMRVSDSGPGIAANEVDQVAKRFYRSDKSRRDPGLGLGLSLVAAIVKLHGFRFNISAGPGCVAEIVGQRIAA comes from the coding sequence ATGCGAACCACGACCTTCCGCTGGACGCTGGTCGTCTCGGCGGCGTTCACGTTCTGCATTCTGTTGATGTTCGCCTTTGTCCTGGCGCAGGCCTACCGGATGATGACGTCCGATGTTGATCGGCTGATCAATAGCGGAGCCGAGGCCATCGCTGCAGGCGCTACGCCGGACGAGCGGCTGCAGCGGATCGACGAGCATCTGCGCGTCAATCCACGGCAGGCGAAGTTTGCCGCGTTGTTCTCAGCTGACGGCCGCCGTGTCGGCGGCAACATCGTGTCCGTCCCGCCCGAACTCGCAGTGGACCTGGGGCCGCAGCTTGTCATGGTGCATGCGACCGACGCATCAGGCGGCGAACGGCAAGGCATACGCGCGGTGGCGCAGAAGCTACCGGATGGTTCGACGCTCATCGTCGGCCGGAGCGACTACGAATTCACCTGGGTCGTCCGCAGCGTGGAGCGCGCGCTGCTGCTGGGGCTGATCCCCACGCTCTGTCTCGCCTTCGCGGTTGGCCTGTTCCTGAACGGCCGCGCGCAACGCCGCGTCGAGGAGGTGAACCAGACAGTGCAACGCTTCGTCGCGGGCGAATTGCGCGAGCGCCTGCCGACGCCCGGAACCAATGATCCGTTCGGCAGGCTCGCGGGCCTCGTCAACGGCATCCTCGACGAGGTCGAGTCTCTCGTGCGCAGACTCGCCGGCGTCGGCGACGACATCGCCCATGACCTGCGCACGCCGCTCACCCGCGTACGCGTGTCGCTCGAGCGCGCCCGGCACAAGGCCCATAGCGTCGATGAATTGCGGGGTAGCGTCGATCAGGCCATCTTAGGCCTCGACCAGTCGCTTGCCATCATCACGGCGCTGTTGCGGATCGCCGAGATCGAACACAGCCGCCGCATGGACGGCTTTCGAGATGTGCCGCTCGCCGAACTTCTCCGCGAGGTCGGCGACCTCTACGAGCCCATCGCCGAGGACAAGAAGGTGGCCTTCGCGGTCCATGCTGCGGACGACGCGACCGTGCACGGCGATCGCGATCTCCTGTTCGAGGCGGTTGCCAACATGGTCGACAACGCCGTGAAGTTCACACCAGCAGGCGGCAAGGTCGCGATCGACCTCCTGCGCCGCGGCGACGATGCCGTCATGCGCGTCAGCGACAGCGGCCCTGGCATTGCGGCGAACGAAGTGGATCAGGTCGCCAAGCGCTTCTACCGCTCCGACAAGAGCCGCCGCGACCCGGGGCTGGGGCTGGGGCTCAGTCTGGTTGCCGCGATCGTCAAGCTGCACGGCTTCCGTTTCAACATCTCGGCTGGCCCGGGCTGCGTCGCTGAAATCGTCGGACAACGGATCGCCGCCTGA
- a CDS encoding DUF192 domain-containing protein, with the protein MLLPTFAQAASKPQPGPLQTLTVLTQAGTETFKVETATTREQRDRGLMFRTHLPDQHGMLFDFGPDQEVRMWMKNTLIPLDMVFITADGHVHRIERNTEPRSLRVIPSEGPVRYVLELKGGAADKYGIKPGDRIAGKPDPKADAPAPSQALRSRTR; encoded by the coding sequence GTGCTCCTGCCAACCTTCGCCCAGGCCGCCTCGAAGCCGCAGCCCGGCCCGCTGCAAACCCTCACCGTGCTCACCCAAGCCGGCACTGAAACCTTCAAGGTCGAAACCGCAACGACCCGCGAACAGCGCGACCGCGGTCTCATGTTCCGAACGCACCTTCCCGACCAGCACGGCATGCTGTTCGACTTCGGGCCCGATCAGGAGGTGCGGATGTGGATGAAGAACACGCTCATCCCGCTCGACATGGTCTTCATCACAGCCGACGGCCACGTGCACCGGATCGAGCGCAACACCGAACCCCGATCGCTTCGCGTCATACCGTCCGAGGGGCCGGTGCGTTACGTGCTGGAGCTGAAGGGCGGCGCCGCGGACAAGTACGGCATCAAACCGGGCGACCGGATCGCGGGCAAGCCTGATCCAAAAGCCGACGCGCCGGCGCCATCTCAAGCCTTGCGGTCGAGGACACGGTGA
- the dctA gene encoding C4-dicarboxylate transporter DctA — protein MTQATSTPIKAQNQPWFLQLWFYVLVAMAVGVALGQFYPSLGAKMQPLGDAFIKAIRVVIAPIIFCSVVHGIASMANMAKVGRVALKALIYFEVLTTVALIIGLVAVNVFRPGVGMNVDLSHIDTSSLTPYLTQTHKQTTEEFLLNIIPNTFVGAFAEGNVLQVLYVAVLCGFALSWLGEKAKPLTTLIDVATEMLFRIVAIVMWAAPIGAFGAIAFTVGKFGSGSLLSLGQLLISFYLTCLIFVFGVLWPIAHWCGFSLPKLIRYIWEELLIVFATTSSETVLPRMIAKMQAAGCEQSVVGLVIPTGYSFNLDGTCLYLATAAVFLAQATNTPLTIEHQIGLLLVLLLASKGAAGVAGAAFVVLAATLASVGTIPVESVALILGIHRLMSEGLTPTNLVGNAVATIVVAKWEGALDEDKLHRVLDRKA, from the coding sequence ATGACTCAAGCGACGTCGACTCCCATCAAAGCGCAAAACCAGCCGTGGTTCCTGCAACTCTGGTTTTACGTGCTGGTCGCGATGGCAGTCGGCGTCGCGCTGGGCCAGTTTTATCCCAGTCTCGGTGCGAAGATGCAGCCGCTCGGAGATGCCTTCATCAAGGCCATCCGTGTCGTGATCGCGCCGATCATCTTCTGTTCGGTCGTTCACGGCATCGCCAGCATGGCGAATATGGCCAAGGTGGGCCGCGTTGCCTTGAAGGCGCTCATCTACTTTGAAGTGCTGACGACAGTCGCGCTGATCATCGGCCTTGTGGCGGTCAACGTCTTCCGCCCCGGCGTCGGGATGAATGTGGACCTGTCGCATATCGATACGTCGAGCCTCACGCCTTATTTGACGCAAACGCACAAGCAGACGACCGAAGAGTTCCTGCTCAACATCATCCCCAACACCTTTGTCGGTGCGTTCGCCGAAGGCAACGTGCTTCAGGTGCTCTATGTCGCGGTGCTGTGCGGATTTGCTTTGAGCTGGCTCGGCGAGAAAGCAAAGCCGCTGACGACGCTGATCGACGTGGCGACGGAGATGTTGTTTCGCATCGTCGCCATCGTGATGTGGGCGGCACCGATTGGTGCGTTTGGCGCCATCGCCTTCACGGTGGGAAAGTTCGGTTCGGGGTCGCTGCTTTCATTGGGGCAGTTGCTGATCAGCTTTTATCTGACGTGCCTCATCTTCGTGTTCGGAGTGCTTTGGCCGATTGCTCACTGGTGCGGCTTCAGCCTGCCCAAGCTCATTCGTTACATCTGGGAAGAGCTGCTCATCGTGTTCGCCACGACGTCGTCGGAAACCGTCCTGCCGCGCATGATCGCGAAAATGCAGGCGGCCGGCTGCGAGCAAAGCGTGGTGGGCCTAGTCATCCCCACCGGGTATTCCTTCAATCTCGACGGCACATGCCTGTATCTTGCGACGGCCGCCGTGTTCCTGGCTCAGGCCACGAACACGCCGCTGACGATCGAACATCAAATCGGCTTGCTCCTGGTGCTGCTGCTGGCGTCGAAGGGCGCGGCGGGGGTGGCGGGCGCAGCCTTCGTCGTGCTCGCTGCCACCCTTGCGTCCGTCGGGACCATCCCGGTCGAGAGCGTCGCGCTGATCCTGGGCATCCATCGCCTCATGTCGGAAGGGTTGACGCCGACCAACCTCGTCGGAAATGCCGTGGCGACGATCGTTGTCGCCAAATGGGAGGGGGCGCTGGACGAGGACAAGCTTCACCGTGTCCTCGACCGCAAGGCTTGA
- a CDS encoding RidA family protein has protein sequence MSQTLEVKRYNPSEWTKGVFTEIITVNGPGKTIYLAGVGAEDETAPAGAFAPIRHLGDPYEQCRYSYDKIKRALAAHGGTLADVVKQVVYVTDIRYQAPVAKCRREAYGGGPIPINTFLVVSGLAIQGMLLEIDVTAVVPK, from the coding sequence ATGAGCCAGACGCTGGAGGTCAAGCGCTACAATCCATCGGAATGGACCAAGGGCGTCTTCACCGAGATCATTACGGTCAACGGACCTGGAAAGACGATCTATCTGGCAGGCGTTGGTGCTGAGGACGAAACCGCACCTGCCGGCGCCTTCGCTCCCATTCGCCATCTCGGCGATCCTTACGAGCAATGCCGCTACTCCTACGACAAGATCAAGCGGGCGCTTGCCGCGCACGGCGGCACGCTGGCCGATGTGGTCAAGCAAGTCGTCTATGTGACCGACATCCGCTACCAGGCGCCCGTCGCCAAATGCCGGCGTGAGGCTTATGGCGGCGGCCCGATTCCCATCAACACGTTTCTCGTGGTCAGCGGCCTTGCGATTCAGGGCATGCTGCTGGAGATCGACGTGACCGCTGTCGTGCCAAAATAA